CTCCCATATTTTTAATTAAGCCTCGATAAAGAAGATGAAACCAATAACCAATGAAAAATTACTGGAATATAAACGTGACATTTGTGTCTTCCTTGAAGAACAATACATTCTTGAGGATATGAAGCCAATAGTGCTTCAGGATTATCAGAAAAAAATCCTGCGAGATGTTTTCCAGACTAAAGATAAAAACGGATTGCGCCAATACAATTTGGCTCTGATGGGAGTGCCTAAAAAGAACGGAAAATCAACTCTCGCCAGTGGCGTGGCTTTGTATATGCTCTTCGCCGATGTTACGAATGCCGAGGTATATTCGGTGGCGGGCGATAAAGACCAAGCTAAGATTATTTTTTCCATGACCAAAAAAGCGATTGAACGAAATCCTATACTTTTGGCTTCAGTCAAAATATACCGAGACGAGATTGTCGTTCCCAGCACGAATAGCTTGTATAAAGTTTTGTCGGCTGACGCTCCAACTCTGCATGGATTAAATGGCTCGGCTATTATTTTCGATGAAATATGGAATCAGCCCAATCGGGATTTATATGATGCGCTTACCCAATCTCCAGTGAGGCGCGAACCACTCACGTTCATTGTGACTTACGCTGGAAGCGACCAGACTTCATTGCTCTACGATTTATACCAAGCGGGCATTCAGAAAAAAGACAGCCATATGTATTTTTTTTGGAGCGAGAAAAATCTGAGCGATTGGATTACGTCTGAATATCTGGAGAGTCAAAAGAAACGATTGCCAACCCATGTCTATCAACGACTCCATGAAAATAAATGGAGTCAGGGAGAAAACTCGTTTTTGACTAGAGAGGAAATTCATCAATGCATCGACCCAGTTCTCCAACCCCAACTCGGTGGTAAGGATAATCTTCAATATTATCTGGCGGTTGACTTAGGACTTGTGCGAGATAGAACGGTAATGACTATTTGCCACAAAGACCCGGACGACAAGCTTATCTATTTGGATTATGTGAAGACTTATATCGGAAATAAATCTTCCCCCGTTCTTATAGCAGATGTGGAAAAAGACATCGTGTGGGCGAATGAAAATTTCAATATCATCAGGAACATTTTCGACCCTTGGCAAATGAAGGGAACAGCCGAAAGACTGCGAGGTAGTATCAAGATGGAAGAATTCACGTTCACTTCCAATTCAATTCAAAAGTTATCGCAAAACTTATTTTACCTTTTTCATAACGGACTCATTCGTATCTTTCCGAATAAATTTTTAGAGGAAGAATTACTCAATTTGAACGCTGAAGAGAAGAGTTACGGTTGGAGAATTGACCACAAGTCGGGTAAGTATTCCGATCATGTTATCAGTCTTGGTATGAGTGTGCTTTACGCCGTCCAGTCGGGAAATTCAAGCACTGGAGTATATTTCGGCAATTGGCAGAAACCGAGGCAAATTTAAAATAACGGCGTAAAAATGCGTTCATTCGGTGCAGGCGGTAAGGTCGCATAATACACGTTTTGTATCCTTTTGGTGGAGTGGATAACTCGGCGAGAAAAAAAGTTGACTTCCTTTACGTGTGAGGTAACATCGCTATGCGATGTTAGTTACGCTTTAAACAAGCCAAATTAAAGAGCTAAAGCCATGAGATATATAAACGAATTTGCGACCTATCTGAAGGTCGATAAAGAACTAAGCCCTCACTCCTCCACTGCATATATAAGGGATCTGAATGAATTCCAAGAATTCTCAAAAGTAACTACGGAAGGAAAAATAACAAGGACTCACATTCGTGAGTTCCTTTCTTTTATATCGGATAAAAACCAGCCGATTACCCGAAGGCGAAAGCTGACTTCAATTAGAATGTTCTTCAAATTTCTTGAGGACGAAAAATTGATTAAGGAAAATCCAACTAAAGGATTACCCAGTCCGAAAGTAGAAATCAAAGAGCCGAGCTGGCTTACTGAGAATGAAACAAAAAAGCTGGTGCAAGCGGTTGAGAAATCAGG
This region of Parcubacteria group bacterium genomic DNA includes:
- a CDS encoding terminase large subunit, translated to MKPITNEKLLEYKRDICVFLEEQYILEDMKPIVLQDYQKKILRDVFQTKDKNGLRQYNLALMGVPKKNGKSTLASGVALYMLFADVTNAEVYSVAGDKDQAKIIFSMTKKAIERNPILLASVKIYRDEIVVPSTNSLYKVLSADAPTLHGLNGSAIIFDEIWNQPNRDLYDALTQSPVRREPLTFIVTYAGSDQTSLLYDLYQAGIQKKDSHMYFFWSEKNLSDWITSEYLESQKKRLPTHVYQRLHENKWSQGENSFLTREEIHQCIDPVLQPQLGGKDNLQYYLAVDLGLVRDRTVMTICHKDPDDKLIYLDYVKTYIGNKSSPVLIADVEKDIVWANENFNIIRNIFDPWQMKGTAERLRGSIKMEEFTFTSNSIQKLSQNLFYLFHNGLIRIFPNKFLEEELLNLNAEEKSYGWRIDHKSGKYSDHVISLGMSVLYAVQSGNSSTGVYFGNWQKPRQI